TGGAGGTCTATATTTCAGTCCGACTTGCAGGGGATGAACTGCCTAAGTTGTCAATATGCTCTTTTATTTTATGTACTACAATATATttgtaccacacacacacacacggcagctaaaaattaataaaaggcaaatgggggGGAGAATAAAATGTGGCAAAGCCCCTGAAGGGGAAGCAGAGGCTGGTACAGAAACCAAGACTCTGGTAGAAGGAAGCTTCACGGACCACCCTAATAACCATACATTTTTAAATCATATGAAAGCTGGCCCCGATAATCTTAAATTTTACAATCACTCATGTCCAAACTTGACACATTAAAACAGATTCAGAGCCCCCTCTTTAAACACTCCAGACCTGTGGAGCTATCAGTGGGCAAATTCCATAGTGGAAAGCCGATGTCCTTGGCAGCAGGGAATGGCGAGGAGAAGTCCGCATACTGGATGCTGTTGGCCCCTGTAATGATGCATCAAGGGTGACAGAAATCAGAAATGTCTTTCCTTCAAATGGAAacccagctagaagaagaagagctgttgttttaaaGCCCCCTTTTCGGTATCTGAAGGAGTtgcaaaagcggcttacaaatgcctttctcttccccacaacagacactctgtaggttgaggctgagagacctctaagagaagtgctctgtgagaacagccctgagagaactgtgcctggcccaacatcacccagctggctgcatgtggagcagtggagaatcaatcccagttctccagattagaggccgctgctcctacaccacactggctctctttaaccacCATGCCACGCTGGTAGAAAGTTACTATTGCACACCCACCAGCCCAACTGCCATAGCATGGACCTAAGGACTGTGAAGCTAGTTATACTGGGAATGCACTGCAGGGtgaaatttactttaaaaaaccAATTCTGCAAAGGTCACACTCAGGTGTGAAGGGCAGTTGTGACTGCAGTAGAAGCGATCAGCCCTAACAGCTTCTGAAAGAAAAGGACTGATTGAAATCTGTTGATCGGAAGACACCTAATCAACGCCTTGATGCATACAGCTTGCGCGACTGGCGGGAAAGCTTTGGCCACTGTGGTGTCCAGAAGGGCCCCAATGAAGGAAGCCTTCGGAGGAGGTTGGAGGCATGATTTCTTGCTGTTAATTACCCAACCTAATTCCTGACACGTCTGTATAATCAGGGAAACCTGTGACTAGTTCCTCAAGGGGAAAGTGCTCTATTGAGCCAATCATCGAAATATGGGTAAATGGAACAACCTTCAGACCATAGGTGTGCTACTGCAAATGCCACATGTTTAGAAAATACCTGCGGGGCATTCCTCAGCCCAAACGGAAGAGCCACATACTGGTAAGAAATATGATAATATACATAAAGTGTAGGAACCTGTGATTAATAGGGATGGAGAGAGATATAGAAATAAGCATCATGAAGGTCAACTACACAAAACCATTCATACCTAAGTACACAAAGACAACATTTTAAACTTTCCaatattcaggaaaaaaaaaattcagattcaCGACTGGCCTAAAGCTTACATGTTTGTTGGGTACCAGGGAAAAAAATGGGAGTCGAAAACTGTGATGGGGTTTGAGCCAGGAGCTCTCTGTACTGCTCCCTTTTGGATAAGGGATGACAGCTCCTGTTCCAACTCAGGCACCTTTTTGAATGTGACAACCAGACTAGCTGGTTTCTGCCAGAAAGCCTTGGAGATATTGGCAATACCTTTAAGGATAGGGAAGGTGACTCTGCACCAAGTGACTCTGCACACAGATCGCCTAAGATCTTGTCTCGAGGCCTTGGGTTGCTGGAGGTCACCTCTAtttgaagattttatttttataccgcaggggtagtcaaacattcgctggcagggggctcctgggaattgtagtccatggacatctggagggccacagtttgactacccctggcctacagggtCAGCATACATCAGCCAACATTTGAGGGCACTTTCCAGCCCCGTCAAGAAGAGAACCGGTGTTTCAAGGGTGTGAAGGAGTCAAATTCCCAGCTCCTTCGATGACCAGCTCTTTCCTTTGTGCTCTCTACAATGCCTCAAGTACCGGCAAGCTGGGCTTTCCCCATTCTCTGGTCTCAGTCCCTGTTCAGCACAGCATCAGGATACAGGCGGAACACTCATCCCTCACCCCCCACCAGCATTCCTCCCTAACAGAAAGAGATCTTTCAAGGACTTGGCTCTGGTGCCAAGTTCGTGGGAGGAATGGGTGTTAAAACCAAGGAGCTCTTTGGTGGCTTCTCCTGATCGGAGGCTTCAAAGGCTGCCCCTGTGATTGAGCATCGCGGATGCAGCTGCTGCCCAAGACAAGGAAAAGAAGCTGCTGAAACCTGATGAAATGGaagggggaggtggagggagagaagcagcGAGGAGATCTTGGCACAAGCCTCCCAATAAAGATCCCCAAACACTCGACTCCTTATTGAACCTACAGCAGGATGGTTAATTCGCTCTCCGCTTCCCGGCCTAGAAGGGAAAGTATGTTATACCCCAGGGCCAGAACTGATGAACGGAGCCATAAATCAGACAATTTACAAGGCCTGCAATTAGGAAACAAGCAGACAGAAgggagagctctctctctctctctctctctgcaataaAGGCAGCGACATCATTGCCTCTCTTGCAAGCAGGCGAGCAAAGGGGCACCAGCATCCTTGCCAGCCCTGTGCTCTGATTCTTCCACCAGCCTCCCTCCTGCTCTttactacttcccccccccccaaaaaaaaagatccttCAACAGGTCCCTGGGGGTTTGGGGCAGCTGGTGGATGCATTTGTCACTACAGGTGCAAGGATTATCTGTTGGAGCAACCTTGGGGGACCTAAGCAGATTTTAGGAAGAGTCCCAGAATTGCAGGCTGCGATTCCCCATTGGAATGCACAAATGCTTCTGGGAAAGGGAAGTTCCCGAGGATATTCGTAGGGGCAGCTCATGAGAGGATCAGGGCCAGAGAAAGCACAGACAAGAGCAGTTCCCAAGCCACATTTAAGAAGTGAACTACACGACTCAGAATCCCAGCAGATATTTTACTCGTTTACTTTATCTGAATCCagactttctccccagtgagaaaCCAAACTCACCTgcgtcattctcctctcttctgttttatcctcacagcaactttgtgaggtaggcttggttatgagtgtgtgactggccaggctcccatggcagaggagggatttgaacctgagtctatgccacactggctctacaTCTAGCATTAGCAATCTCTGGCTTATGAGAGCTTCAAGGAATAATGTGGGTGCAGGTCCAAAATGGGGCAAAtaatcccctcccccattacAGGTCAGAAAAATGGCTCAcctcctcccacagcagccattttgtattggctccacctcctgcagcagccattttggggctgtgccCATCACCCCGTGTCAGAATTCCGAAAGGGCCCATAGGCTCAAAAACAACGAGTACCTTATTCCATCGTCACCCACTGCTGCccagttttaccacagagtttgggTGGGATTGCTAGAGTGCCTCAacgtgtgacatcacttctggtgacatgactggaagtgacattgcggCATTGTGTGACCTCAGTCAgccctgcccccaaaatctcccggGGGGGGGCTTCTTGGCCTTGTCTGCCAACACGGAACAGATGCCAGATTTGTGACAGAATATGCTTAGGAAACATTTCCTCTAACAACCCCCAAGGCAACCCTGCCAGTTGCCTGTGGCTTTGATCCTGACCAGCAAGGCCGGGAGATTAATTAGAATGCCTCTCTTCAACCTTGAATTTCTAAAGACAATTACACAGCCCCACTCACATCCATGTACCCATAGATCTCCGCAGCATGGGGCCCTGGGCGTGGGTAGGAAGGTTGGCAGCTCTGCTggggctcttccaaaagggtctttGAAGAGGCTCCAACGCGAAATTAACTAATTAATTGCAGACCgatagaaagggaaaaaaaagaagctaaaatgacttttGTTTTAAAGAGGCTACCGGGGACAGGAAGAGACGATTAAACTAGGCCCATGGCCAGAAATTTTGCGGCAAGGAGGCCCAAGAGaatatgtttggggggggggggtaagggttCATGCAGAACAGCCAGAATGTAAATACAGCTAGTCGCTCGACACAACaaaacagccagtgtggtgtagcggttagtgTTAGGCTGGGATCTAGTGGGGAGCAGGTTCCAATCTCCACTCGTGTCACGAAAGTTCGCCAGAGACATGGACCGACAGTGTGATACAGAACATGGCAGCTTCATATGACAAATGAAGAATGAGACCTGAAGATCGTTTCAGAGGGTTGCCGTGTCGGCCTGCAGTCAgaaagctagatttgagtccggtAGCCGCTTAGAAACCCACACGATTTTCGCGAATGAGCTTTCAAGCGTCAACGCCCCCTTTATCAGATCGGGGGAAACCCATATCTGACGAAGGCAGCATCAATTCTCGAAAGCGCCCACCTCAACAATTCTGTTGATCTCTAAAGCCTGCAAGTCGCAAACACGGACCCACGGGGCTTTCCAGGAAAGCGGCAGACGCTGGATATCCAAAGCCAAAGGCCGAAAGAGACCTCAAAGAGCATTTAATATGCCGAGCCTTTGTTTCCCAAGCTCGTGTCGGAGCTTTCAGGAATAACCAAATGTCTTTCAAAAAAGACACCGCGCAGCTGTGCCAACTTTCCTTCACGCAATCTGGCGCTCCCCCCCCTTCGCCCCCCCCTCAAAACGTGAGAGTTCTGGGAAGATTAGTGCTTCGCAATAAACCGTATGCTCAATATCAGTTCCTCTTGAGACGCCAAGCCGTGCCTGCTTGGAATagatcttgggggaggggggagagagaaagggaaggaaaaaaccCAACAGCCACGAAATTTCAAGGAAGCGTTGCCGGTGGACgtatttttttttttcccccacctgGAAGCGGAACAGACCACTAGAGGGAACCACTGAGTTTCTTTGTTGCCAGGCAGATTAAAAAGAGGGGATTCGGGGGCCCATAATTAATAACTAATGGGGCACTGAAAGAGGATGCGGATCACGGCAGTTTCCTTTTGGTGTTTGGGGTGGAGTACTTGaaacaaccaggggtagtcaaactgcggccctccagatgtccatggactacaattcccatgagcccctgccggcaggggctcatgggaattgtagtccatggacatctggaggggccgcagtttgactacccctgagctagggtgTCTGATGCCAGTAAAGCAACAGTAGATTTGCCGGCTCTGaattgggaaacacctgaggaTTGGagaggtggagcctgtggagggtggggagggacctcagtggggtacaacaccctagagtccacccccccccaaagcagcaatGTTCTCCAAAGGAgcagatcttggtcatctggagattgacTGTAATAGAAGGAGATCCCTATGGGGTGGCAAACCTAACCAAAGGTCAAGCAGAGTATTCCACATTAGCATACTGACGTatttaaacaatgcaaaaacGGATGAGGCCTTTAAAGGGAGTGGAACAATATCCTTTTGTAAATCTCACGGAGTGTTTTGGTTCGAGCAAAGAGTGGGATTTCTCTACGTCCTGGGCGAAGAAGCGCCTGTCAAAAATGAGCTCCCTTTATCCTTTGAGCAAGAGGCGGCTGTTTTGCAGGGGCAAGCGCAAGACTGCACAAGGCCAGAGAGAGGGGACGGAGGGAACAAAACAATATAGAAATCGAAATCCAAGAGAAGTCAATgaatcaactgaaatgacacgcTCCATTTTGGGGGCATGGGGCGCCTTGGCAGATTTACGACACTTTTAGCAGGGGCGGTCCCCAACAGCCGATACCCAGACGGCTGCGTAAATCCTTTCCCGTCCACACAAAAATAAAGCGATGCTGTGATattagggttttttgggggggaactcCCTTTCCTGATATTGCAGGGTGGGACCTCCCATCCGCAGTCATTACATCTTAGCCAAAGGGCTTTCCCTAATCAAACATGTTTCTCCGAATCAAATCCTaagtctgggagctcattttatAACCAGATAAGAATATCtcggggaggcggggggggggggggtgaaaaaaaaaactgctttgtCAGCTGGAAAAGCTGTTATCTGTTCTTTGGGTGTTCCCTTTCCAGCAACTCCCACGGCCCCTGGTCTAACCTCGGAGGTTCAGCTGATGTTCTCAGGTTCCATGCAGCCATTGGGCAATTCTCTCCAAGAAGCTGCTGGGCCCGCCCCACCTGATGGTGGAGCTCTGAAAGTCCCCCAGGGCTTTCTGGGATGCACCTGAGGAGTCCTGGGCGCATTACCATCTCCCAAATgggaagggaggtggggttgtcggcctccaggtagggctgagagctctgggttaggaaatacctggtgactttgggggtagagctgggagtgggtgggatttggggcaaggaggggcaTTATCCATAGAGTCCCTCCAGGTAGAGGGACCTGGGGCAAGGAGGGGCATTACCCATAGAGTCTCTCCAGGTAGAGGGACCTGGGGCAAGAACGGGCATTATCCATAGAGTCCCTCCAGGTAGAGGGACCTGGGGCAAGGAGGGGCATTACCCATAGAGTCTCTCCATAGAGTCCCTCCACCttgccctctccaccccccaaatcttcatgaATGACCCCGCCCAGAGGTTGCAAccctgggtttggggaggggataccatagtccaccttcccaagcaaccAGTTTCTCCATGGGAACCGATCTCCACTGCCTGtatatcagctgtaatttcaggatatctccagctaccccctggagattggcaactctttGCTTCGGCAAACATCAAGGAAAATGGGTTTGATAACCCGAGACAGCAGATAACAGGACAAATAGGCCAAGGAAGGAATTATAGATGCAACCCCACCACTCgctgtcccccccaaaaaaagaaaacaaaattggaggggaggggggatacataATGTAGGAATCTCAAGGCCAAACATCTGAAATAATCTTTTGAGCTTCAGCTAGAGGCTGGGAGGTTTTAGAGGAAGCATCGTGTCGATTGATCTTGGCAAGATCCCCGCCAGTGCAACCAGCGGAGATGTTAAGAAACACAATTTACTAAAAGAAAATTAAGATAcgaaaaaacccaacaacaacaacaaataaaaagcCAGAAGTTGCTTCTCTAAGTAGCACAGCCTGGGAGGCTGGGCCGAGGCGAGGCATCACAGTATGGAAATgatatggggtgggtgggagggagcgtCTCCCCGACTTGCTGGGTGTGATTAGGAGCCGGCTTTGGGGCATCGCCCTATTTGCACATCTCCTCTCTGTTCTGCTGGGCACCATTTGCATACCCATCAAAGACGATTTTGGGTCAGTCTGGGCGATTCTCTGAATTAATATTATAATTCCTGAATTAAGTTCAGCCGTGTGGAGCTTTAAATTCCCCCCTCTGTCTTTAACGGAACACTTACGCACCGAGAAAGGGCTTTGAAAGATCTGACCGCTCTGGCACAGACAAAgctatttatgttttttttaaactgtctcCCAACCGGCCCAGTTGTCCTAATATATTTTTAGGACAATAATTTTTAGACGCTTCAACCTTTGGGGTTCGTAGGTGcccggagatctcctggaattacaacccgTCTCTAGACcggacagatcagttcccctggacaacaTGGCTGCTCTGGGAGTCGGTCTCTATGACATTACACCCTCCTGAAGTCCCTCCCGTGCCCTGCCCCTCCATGATCcgacacccaaatctccaggaattccccgaCTCTAATTGGGGGTGAGAACTGGGCCAAGCTGGTGGTGATCGAAAGGGCTATCAAGTCGTAGCTAACACAGGGTGACCCCGTAGAGACAGGTTTGCCATAACCCACCTCCATGTCACCTTTCTGGTATTCGTTGGaggcctcccattcaaatactagccagggctgaccctgcttagcttccaagagctgatgagatcagctagcctgggctgtccaggcaagagcagtgggtgggtgggtgggagggcgttgttttgttttaagcctCATTTCTCCCTTATAGGGACACCAGAGAGGTCATTTGATAGGTTCAGCCACAGCTGTGGGGGAATGTTCCCAGGGGGATCCCGGGAAAGGATCTCAAACAGGACCTTCTGAAATTAAGTACTGAAGCCGTTTCTTTTTCCTCTGAAAGTGACCTGCATGATAAATGATCCTCCTCTGTTTGGGAGCGGACCTGTAGGAGAGATAGATGCGCTACTGTATGCGAGGCTTTCCCTGTGGGATTGAGGCTGCCGCGTCTGGAAAATTAAGGAGCTCTCCGAGATTGCTCGTCTTTGCGCTCTGCGAAAGCATTCAGCATGATGGCCTTTgggtttgggggaaaggaagcgAGGGCCAGGATCCAAGCCCAGATATTGTTTGGGGCAAGAGACCATGTTGCCTGCAACTCCTGGGGGTAAGCCCCAATGAATAACGTTGTACTTACTTCTAAGTACACCTGCTCTGGATCGCCCCTCCTGCATCCCGTTCGCCCTCTCGGCTAATCTCTTTATGGAACAGCACAGCTTTCCTGTTAGATCCTCTCTCCCACCCAGCctaattttttcctctttttcatcTTCCCTAATCCTTCAGATTTTAGGAAGTTGGTGCAGGAGAGATAGTGGGAGATCTTCCCGGCAGTTTTTCAAGGGATCTCTGCCAGTTCTTTCCCCCCTCTAGCTACAATAATGACACAAGGGGAGGACCAGTTTCGATTAGCAAACTCATGCAAGGGCAGAAGGGTTATAATAACCCCTCCCTGCTCATATCCTGAGCGTTTCGCTGTTGCCTTTTATACATTTCGGTTCGCACCCCTGAATGTGTGGACCACCCAATACTATCTATCCGGTACATTTTTATCACACCGTCCCTCCaaggttgggttgccagctctaggtgggAAAAAGACCTGGATGGGATGCAAATTGGTCTTTTAGGGTTGCTGGGTCCAGAGTGAGATGGGGCAGGGGGGTCAGGCTGCTATATCCAGGTTGCAAAACTccgggagattttggggaggaccTTCAGAGGCTTCCAATGTCACAcggcatcctttttctccaggggcagtGACGTCTGGCGTCTGGAGacgagctgaaattccaggggatctccaggccctacctggagcctGGCGCCCCTATGGCCCTCAGCCGTGCCATGACCACAAAGCGATGGCCGCTAAAATTTGGGTGAGCACCAATCAGGGATCTTTGGCCGCCAGCTCGCAAGCTGGGCTTCCCTGTAAGAGTTCCTGTTTCCAAGCAGCCTCCGAGACACAACACCCCACGCTGGATCGGCCCTATGGCCGGGGCTGACGCGAGAGAAGGGCAACAGTGAAAACAGCAGCGACttgatagggggggggggcggtgatcCGAAGAGCCACGGCCTTTAATGCAAACAGGCTGTGGGGGTGCAGTTTCTCGGGCCCTCCCTCCCCGATCGCTTCCCTCCGTCCTTGCCGCACGGTAGGGATGGATACACAGAGATATTTATGCGCACAGGCAGGGAGACGCCACTGGTTCCTGGCGGCCGAACAATAATCTTttcttctcctgctgcaggcaCTGCCAAGCTTTCTGTAAACACCTAACCCCAAAAATGTGCCTGTGGATTTGAAACGGCGGAGTCTCTCCCCGCGCTGCCAAGCAACAAAGTCACCCTTCTTGggcttcttattttatttttcggggggggaggagggcggcgagaaaggggaaaggggtcCCAGTGTGTCCGATGCTGCAAATGGCAATCCGGGGTCACCGGAACAGTTCCCAGTACTGGGTATCCAGTACCCAGCTGAGATTCTGTCTTGGGTGCTCTGTCCACCTATAGGTCAGCTACTTCAGATTTGGAGCATTTTTATTCATTGGTACCCCACGTTTCTCCTCAAATGGGGACCtctcctgagccagcttggtgtctcgGTTCAGGGATGCTTGTGCTGTGGGCTTAGGGGGTTGATTAAAAAGGAAGGCTAAATcagaggagagaagaacagaGTAGggtgctttgggttcccatcggggagaaaagtgggttacaaatgaACTTGAACGATAATAGTAATACATTTTTagttctatcccacccttccctggttggGTTCAAAGGAGTagctgcttgcactcgaaagctcacgccttgaataaatctttgttggtcttaaaggtgcccctggactctgattttatttccctgGTGGGCTGAGGGTGGGTAACAACCAACTGTACAAACAATCATATCAATGCAATAAGAACTTTAGAACATTCAAAACAATTAAACCACCTCCTCCGAATGATAATTCAAAACCCTTTCCGAGGTGGGTCGTAGCTTGGAGGGGCAATAACACCTCTCTCCAACCTTATCCTACGCCTCCTCTATGGAGCTCGGATAAACCTACAATGCCATAGTTCAACACCCTcacctctacaccacactggctcaaatGTGTATTAAAAGGCTCACCGGCCTCAAGATCCCACGTAAAAATGGCGCCAAGGAACACACTGGGGAAAGCAGCAGCACGGAAAGGTTCACCCACGTCCGAAGCCACAAAGGACAAGAGGTGATAAAGGTCATCTCTGCCTACCCCCAGGCCTTAACAGTGTTCCGTCATGCGCCCCTCATTTAAACAGCACTTTAAATGTTCCAAACATCTCCTTACCCACGGACGATTGTCTTCCAAGTGTCCAGAGCTATTACTGCTAATGACTTCACCTGCCAATGTTTATCAGCACTGAGATCTGCGGGGAAAGGTGTCAACGGGAGAGAGAggttttagaagaaaaaaatattgaaCATGATTGTCATTTTGTCTCTGGATCTTcctgagagagtgagagagagagagagagatgcataaTTATTCCTTTAATTTCTGCTGCTCTTTGTATTATAGTTGTGATTTGCCCAGCTTGCTTTTTGTTTAAGTTGTGCTCGACGCTCTTCCCGAAGCTtcgtgaagtggttaagagcggcagcctctaatctggagagttgggtttaactccctgctcctccacatgcagccagctgggtgaccttgggccagtcacagttctcttagaactgttcttgcagagcagttcggtcagagctctctcagccccacctaactccctgggtgtctgttgcggggagaggaaggaaagatgattgtaagccactttgagccactttgagactccttcgagtagtgaaaagtggggtataaacaaacaactcttcttctaagttaCAGCCCAGTTCAGACTTGATAGCAAACCACTGTATGGAATCCTGGATGGCAGGGCAGACATAAAAGCATCGTTCGCCGGCTGAGTGCAAACAAATTATGGTTTGCCAAAAAAACAAGCAATAATTCATTCACTCATGAAGCACAACTGGTTCTGGTCAGGAGTTTGTTCCAAGTTTGTTCCCATTCTGCCAAAACTTTCTCTTGGCATTACATCTGGAACCGGGTCTGTTCATGTGGCCAAGTGCTTCCTTTGATGAGAAGACTCTGTCCTCCAGATACGGATTCACAGATTCCATTCTAATGCGCAAGCGCTGAGCCAGTGTGGGTCAGGGTGCTGGGCTGGGAGACCCacgttcgaatccctgctctgcacagaagctggctgggtgaaccTGGGCCGGTCACGCAGCCTCAGCCAACCTGCCATAGAATGTTGTAGTGAGGACGAAATGAAGGAGAAATCAGCGCcgtaaggtgctttgggtcctccctggggagaaaagcagggtataaatgaaataaataaacatacacGATGTGTGTAGGATGGCCAGCTATGGATTGGGaactatctggagattttggggggtagagCTAGGCGTGGGCAGGATATGGGGCAGGGAGGCACCTcgagggagtataatgctatggagtccaccttcgaAAGCTGTCACTGTCTCCAGCAGAACAGATCTCCAtggcctggagataagctggatCCCCAGGTTCTACTTGGGAACGGGCAACCCTACATGTGTGTTACCATGATTGTCTTCTCCAGAGCCTTATCTTGGTTATCATACAACATGGTGCTTCCACTAGAATCTACATCCTGGGGAAGCATTATGCGCATGTAGGTGCAGTCAAGGCGCAACTGACTTACGGCAGCCCCAGGAAGGGCCTTTCgaggcaaaggagaagcagaggtggccttcccccaaaaagccctccttggcagtctcccatcctaATCCTGACCCTGTTAAGTTTTCAGGATCTGCCAGGCTCCTCCCAGCTCGCTTACCCAGGATTTATTCTGTGATCAAGACTTCTGAATTTAGTACAGAGCGAATCCTCGGTGACGTCAAGCCCACGGTTTCTACTGGACCCCCAAA
This window of the Paroedura picta isolate Pp20150507F chromosome 18, Ppicta_v3.0, whole genome shotgun sequence genome carries:
- the LOC143827697 gene encoding uncharacterized protein LOC143827697 isoform X2, with the protein product MMSGAPWISPAHSSMVQLCGTSDSLEEVPGSNPRHPQFKGSDLSADKHWQVKSLAVIALDTWKTIVRGGQQHPVCGLLLAIPCCQGHRLSTMEFAH